A genomic window from Candidatus Kouleothrix ribensis includes:
- the rplU gene encoding 50S ribosomal protein L21 → MYAIIRDRGMQYRVEEGQVLQIALIDADVGSQVELGEVLMLSGDEKTLVGSPLVAGAKVLAKVVGSTKGDKIVVFKYKNKKRYRRRTGHRQQYTTVAISAIVG, encoded by the coding sequence GTGTACGCAATAATTCGTGATCGCGGGATGCAATACCGCGTTGAAGAGGGTCAGGTACTCCAGATCGCGCTGATCGACGCCGATGTCGGTAGCCAGGTCGAGCTTGGCGAGGTGTTGATGCTCAGCGGCGACGAGAAGACGCTGGTCGGTAGCCCGCTCGTCGCGGGCGCCAAAGTGCTGGCCAAAGTGGTTGGCAGCACCAAGGGCGACAAAATCGTCGTCTTCAAGTACAAGAACAAGAAGCGCTATCGCCGCCGGACGGGCCATCGCCAGCAGTATACCACTGTGGCGATTAGTGCGATCGTTGGTTAG
- a CDS encoding ABC-F family ATP-binding cassette domain-containing protein — protein MSILNVGGLTKYYGAELIFSNINFQIAKGDKVALVGVNGAGKSTIMKIIAGIEEPTSGGVHMARGHTQAYLAQEAQFSGENTLLDEMHSALAHLFELQRQISALEHALADTDAPDWEARMEQYGELTHRFEHAGGYEIEHRIERTLHGLGFSEAQYHQPVGQFSGGQKTRAALAAALLADPDLLLVDEPTNHLDLAALEWLERFLKDWDGTLIVISHDRYFLDKVTNRTIEIANGRLDGDYPAGYNRYLELKAEKLELLLKQFQAQQEFIAKTEDFIRRFKAGQRTKEARGREKILNRLKHGYQGANNQWINERIDAPQQQKRLAMSLGTQVRSGDMVLRLEQLVVGFAARTENQKPRTDDKKAGSQFSLLDSTVQLITCPNLEMQRGQRVALMGANGSGKTTLLRTIVGEHPALRGQVRLGHKVVINYYAQAHEGLQMHATVFDEIRRIKPLIKETEARTLLGRFLFSGDDVFKHVGDLSGGERSRVALAQLTLMAGNLLVLDEPTNHLDINAREALELVLNEYNGSILFVSHDRYFIDAVADTIWMVGEGTIKPFNGNYSEFTTWQEAAAREPAIPPAPRTASNGQPAPASRPAAAPAQPAAPADASKPIDRGAEREQRKRQRRLAALEGEIAMLEDEQKKLGEEMTAASIAGDGKRVKALENQYAELHDMLSSRYQEWSASAG, from the coding sequence ATGTCTATTCTCAACGTCGGCGGGCTGACCAAGTACTATGGCGCCGAGCTGATCTTTTCTAATATAAACTTCCAGATCGCCAAGGGCGACAAGGTCGCGCTGGTGGGTGTGAATGGTGCCGGCAAGAGCACGATCATGAAGATTATTGCCGGGATCGAAGAGCCGACCAGCGGCGGCGTGCATATGGCGCGTGGCCACACGCAGGCCTACCTGGCCCAGGAGGCCCAGTTTTCGGGCGAAAATACGCTGCTCGACGAGATGCATAGCGCGCTGGCGCACCTGTTCGAGCTACAACGCCAGATCAGCGCACTCGAGCATGCGCTGGCCGACACCGACGCGCCCGATTGGGAGGCGCGCATGGAGCAATATGGCGAGCTGACGCACCGCTTCGAACACGCCGGCGGCTACGAGATCGAGCACCGCATCGAGCGCACGCTGCACGGCCTGGGCTTCAGCGAGGCCCAGTACCACCAGCCGGTCGGCCAGTTCAGCGGTGGCCAGAAGACCCGCGCGGCCCTCGCGGCGGCGCTGCTGGCCGACCCCGACCTGCTGCTGGTCGACGAGCCGACCAACCACCTCGACCTGGCCGCGCTCGAGTGGCTCGAGCGCTTCCTGAAGGATTGGGACGGCACGTTGATCGTGATCTCGCACGATCGCTATTTCCTTGATAAGGTGACCAACCGCACGATCGAGATCGCCAACGGCCGGCTCGACGGCGACTACCCGGCCGGCTACAACCGCTACCTTGAGCTGAAGGCCGAGAAGCTCGAGCTGCTGCTCAAGCAGTTCCAGGCCCAGCAGGAGTTCATCGCCAAAACGGAGGATTTCATCCGGCGCTTCAAGGCTGGCCAGCGCACCAAAGAGGCACGTGGCCGCGAGAAGATCCTTAACCGCTTGAAGCACGGCTACCAGGGCGCCAACAACCAGTGGATCAACGAGCGTATCGACGCGCCCCAGCAGCAGAAACGGCTGGCCATGAGCCTGGGCACCCAGGTGCGAAGCGGCGACATGGTGCTGCGGCTCGAGCAGCTGGTGGTGGGGTTCGCGGCTAGAACCGAGAACCAAAAACCCAGAACCGACGACAAGAAGGCCGGCTCTCAGTTCTCGCTGCTTGATTCTACGGTTCAGCTGATCACCTGCCCGAACCTCGAGATGCAGCGCGGCCAGCGCGTGGCGCTGATGGGCGCCAATGGCAGCGGCAAGACCACCCTGCTGCGCACGATCGTCGGCGAGCACCCGGCGCTGCGCGGGCAGGTGCGGCTGGGCCACAAGGTGGTGATCAACTACTACGCCCAGGCCCACGAGGGCCTACAGATGCACGCGACTGTGTTCGACGAGATCAGGCGGATCAAGCCGTTGATCAAAGAGACCGAGGCGCGCACGTTGCTGGGCCGCTTCCTATTCAGCGGCGACGATGTGTTCAAGCATGTGGGCGACCTCTCGGGCGGCGAGCGTAGCCGTGTGGCGCTGGCCCAGCTTACGCTGATGGCCGGCAACCTGCTGGTGCTCGACGAGCCAACCAATCACCTCGACATCAATGCGCGCGAGGCGCTCGAGCTGGTGCTGAATGAGTACAATGGCTCGATCCTGTTTGTGTCGCACGACCGCTACTTCATCGACGCGGTGGCCGATACGATCTGGATGGTCGGCGAGGGCACGATCAAGCCATTCAACGGCAACTATAGCGAGTTCACCACCTGGCAAGAGGCCGCCGCGCGCGAGCCGGCCATCCCCCCCGCGCCGCGTACGGCCAGCAACGGCCAGCCGGCCCCCGCCAGCCGGCCAGCCGCTGCGCCGGCCCAACCAGCCGCGCCCGCCGATGCGAGTAAGCCGATCGACCGGGGCGCCGAGCGCGAGCAGCGCAAGCGCCAGCGCCGGCTGGCTGCGCTCGAAGGCGAGATCGCCATGCTCGAAGACGAGCAGAAGAAGCTGGGTGAAGAGATGACCGCCGCCAGCATCGCCGGCGATGGCAAGCGTGTCAAAGCGCTCGAGAACCAGTATGCCGAGCTGCACGATATGCTCAGCAGCCGCTACCAGGAGTGGTCGGCGTCGGCGGGGTAG
- a CDS encoding molybdopterin biosynthesis protein: MRRRYYLEDLALDDAWQRFEAALARAGGMQPLPAERVPLTAALGRITAEPIWAQLSSPHYHAAAMDGVAVRAADTLGASETTPQRLAVGRQAIWVDTGDPLPPDTNAVIMAEHVHTLDEASIEIMAAVAPWQHVRPLGEDIVATELVLPENQHLRPVDLGAIAAAGHVDVAVRRRPRVAIIPTGTELVSLQALEARAMGAGQVAADPRPGEIIEFNSLMLGGLVAEWGGVAECCAPVPDRRELLRAAIEQALSVHDLVVVNAGSSAGSEDYTAVVLAELGEVAVHGVAIRPGHPAILAMVGGKPVLGLPGYPVSTMLTADLFLRPLVYRLLGQVPPRRPTITAAISRKLLSPIGEDEFLRVTLGQVDDRMIATPLTRGAGVVMSLVRADGLVQIPRFSEGVHAGAEVTVELLRDPAEIEQTIVAIGSHDLALDLLASHLRRFNPDARLVSANVGSLGGLLALKRGDAHIAGAHLLDEATGAYNRSFVARLLPGDDILLINLVYRDQGLIVARGNPLGLHDLIDLARPDVRFVNRQKGAGTRVLLDYHLKQRGIGSAQITGYEREEFTHMAVAAAVLSGSASVGLGIRAAAQALGLEFIPLFKERYDLVVPRRHWEGPLLAPLRQALTSSAYQQAVAALGGYDVGEMGTLV; the protein is encoded by the coding sequence ATGCGCCGCCGCTACTACCTGGAAGATCTCGCTCTAGACGATGCCTGGCAACGTTTCGAGGCAGCGCTTGCGCGCGCCGGCGGCATGCAGCCGCTGCCCGCCGAGCGCGTACCGCTCACCGCCGCGCTTGGCCGCATTACCGCCGAGCCGATCTGGGCGCAGCTTTCGTCGCCCCACTACCACGCCGCTGCGATGGACGGGGTGGCGGTTCGCGCAGCCGATACGCTCGGCGCCAGCGAGACCACACCACAGCGCCTGGCGGTGGGCCGGCAGGCGATCTGGGTCGATACCGGCGACCCGCTTCCGCCCGACACCAATGCCGTGATTATGGCCGAGCACGTGCATACGCTCGACGAAGCCAGCATCGAGATCATGGCGGCGGTGGCGCCCTGGCAGCATGTTCGCCCGCTTGGCGAAGATATCGTGGCAACTGAGCTGGTGCTGCCGGAAAACCAGCACCTGCGGCCGGTCGACCTGGGCGCGATCGCGGCGGCCGGCCACGTAGACGTGGCGGTGCGGCGACGCCCGCGCGTGGCGATCATTCCAACCGGCACCGAGCTTGTCTCGCTCCAAGCGCTAGAGGCCAGGGCCATGGGCGCCGGGCAGGTAGCGGCCGACCCCAGGCCCGGCGAGATCATCGAGTTCAACTCGCTGATGCTTGGCGGGCTGGTCGCCGAGTGGGGTGGTGTGGCCGAGTGCTGTGCGCCAGTTCCCGATCGCCGCGAGCTGCTGCGCGCCGCGATCGAGCAGGCGCTGAGCGTACACGATCTGGTGGTGGTAAACGCCGGCTCGTCGGCCGGTTCAGAGGATTATACCGCCGTCGTGCTCGCCGAGCTTGGTGAGGTCGCCGTGCATGGCGTGGCCATCCGGCCCGGCCACCCGGCCATCCTGGCCATGGTTGGCGGCAAACCGGTGCTGGGGCTGCCGGGCTACCCGGTTTCGACCATGCTCACGGCCGATCTATTCCTGCGCCCGCTGGTCTACCGGCTGCTCGGCCAGGTGCCGCCGCGCCGCCCGACGATCACGGCGGCGATCAGCCGCAAGCTGCTCTCGCCAATCGGCGAGGACGAATTCTTGCGGGTGACGCTTGGCCAGGTCGATGATCGCATGATCGCGACCCCGCTGACCCGTGGCGCGGGCGTGGTCATGTCGCTGGTGCGCGCCGACGGGCTGGTGCAGATCCCGCGCTTCTCAGAAGGGGTGCATGCCGGGGCCGAGGTGACAGTCGAGCTGCTGCGCGACCCAGCCGAGATCGAGCAGACCATTGTTGCGATCGGTAGCCACGACCTGGCGCTCGACCTGCTGGCCAGCCACTTGCGCCGCTTTAACCCGGATGCGCGGCTCGTTTCGGCTAATGTTGGCAGCCTGGGGGGCCTGCTCGCGCTGAAGCGCGGTGACGCGCACATCGCGGGGGCGCACCTGCTCGACGAAGCGACGGGCGCGTACAACCGCTCGTTCGTGGCGCGGCTGCTGCCGGGCGACGACATCCTGCTGATCAACCTGGTGTATCGCGATCAGGGTCTGATCGTTGCACGCGGCAACCCACTTGGCCTGCACGATCTGATCGATTTAGCCAGGCCCGATGTACGATTCGTCAATCGCCAGAAGGGTGCCGGCACGCGCGTGCTGCTCGACTACCACCTGAAGCAGCGCGGCATCGGCAGCGCACAAATCACTGGCTATGAGCGCGAGGAGTTTACCCATATGGCCGTGGCGGCCGCCGTGCTGAGTGGCTCGGCCTCGGTAGGGCTGGGCATCCGCGCCGCTGCGCAGGCACTTGGGCTCGAGTTCATCCCACTATTCAAAGAACGCTACGATCTGGTGGTGCCGCGCCGCCACTGGGAAGGCCCGCTGCTTGCCCCATTACGCCAGGCGCTTACGAGCAGCGCGTATCAACAGGCGGTTGCGGCGCTGGGCGGGTACGATGTCGGCGAGATGGGCACGCTTGTTTAG
- a CDS encoding PIG-L family deacetylase gives MSEQDLARVAMVIVAHPDDAEFGCAGTVAGWVREGWDVYYVICTDASGGGPDEATDVGAAARQATIDTRKAEQRAAGQVLGLKDIIFLDRPDGQLQPTIDLRRDLVRLMRRYRPARVICQSPERTWKPAYPIGRYHPDHLAAGEATMAAIYPACQNPWDFPELLGEGLLPHKVRELYVMGAPELNHAVDISATIDLKLAALAAHASQVGPRMAELAPRLRTWAAETGKPYDMAYAEVFHRTENG, from the coding sequence ATGAGCGAACAGGATCTAGCGCGGGTCGCGATGGTGATCGTGGCCCACCCCGACGATGCCGAGTTTGGGTGTGCCGGCACGGTGGCGGGCTGGGTGCGTGAGGGCTGGGATGTGTACTATGTGATCTGCACCGACGCATCGGGCGGCGGCCCCGACGAAGCTACCGATGTGGGTGCGGCGGCACGCCAGGCCACGATCGACACGCGCAAAGCCGAGCAACGCGCGGCCGGCCAGGTGCTGGGCCTGAAAGACATTATCTTTCTCGATCGGCCCGATGGCCAGCTCCAGCCGACGATCGATCTGCGCCGCGACCTGGTGCGGCTGATGCGGCGCTACCGCCCGGCGCGCGTGATCTGCCAGTCGCCCGAGCGCACCTGGAAGCCGGCCTACCCGATCGGTCGCTACCACCCCGATCACCTGGCTGCCGGCGAGGCGACTATGGCGGCGATCTACCCGGCCTGCCAGAACCCCTGGGACTTCCCCGAGCTGCTGGGTGAGGGGTTGCTGCCGCACAAGGTGCGCGAGCTGTATGTGATGGGCGCGCCCGAGCTGAATCACGCCGTAGACATCAGCGCGACGATCGATCTGAAGCTGGCCGCACTGGCTGCGCACGCCAGCCAGGTTGGCCCGCGCATGGCCGAGCTGGCGCCGCGCCTGCGCACGTGGGCCGCCGAGACCGGCAAGCCCTACGACATGGCCTATGCCGAGGTGTTTCACCGCACCGAGAATGGCTAA
- a CDS encoding molybdopterin molybdotransferase MoeA, with protein MPELFHVLTVAQANDRLSAHIVPLGRTEPVPVLDALDRVTATDLRAAVDLPAFARSTMDGFAVRAADTYGASEGLPACLTISGEVAMGRAATIEVAAGAAARIHTGGMLPAGADAVVMVENTQQIDEHMLEVVRAVAVGENVIPIGDDVRMGDLLFAQGHWLRPQDLGGLAGVGITTVPVSVRPRVAILATGDEVVPADRAVAPGQIRDINSYTIAALTRRAGGEPVLYGIAPDQAAPFREMARTALAESDALIISAGSSVSTRDMTAQVIGELGQPGVLVHGVSIHPGKPTILAVAGAKPVFGLPGNPVSTMVAYELFVTPTLLRMLGCARPQAWRTVQARLAHNVASHPGREDFVPVRVVSRDDGLLWAEPVFGKSNLIYTMARADGMLPVPLDRAGLYAGDLVTVRLF; from the coding sequence ATGCCGGAGCTTTTTCACGTTCTGACGGTGGCGCAGGCCAACGATCGGCTGTCAGCGCATATTGTGCCGCTGGGGCGCACCGAGCCGGTTCCAGTGCTCGATGCCCTGGATCGTGTGACGGCCACAGACCTGCGCGCCGCCGTCGATTTGCCGGCATTCGCACGCTCGACTATGGATGGCTTTGCGGTGCGTGCGGCCGATACCTACGGCGCCAGCGAGGGCTTGCCGGCCTGCCTGACGATTAGTGGCGAGGTGGCAATGGGCCGCGCTGCCACGATCGAGGTGGCGGCCGGCGCGGCGGCGCGCATCCATACCGGCGGCATGCTGCCGGCCGGCGCCGACGCGGTGGTGATGGTCGAAAACACGCAGCAGATCGACGAACACATGCTCGAAGTGGTGCGGGCGGTTGCGGTTGGTGAGAATGTGATTCCTATTGGCGACGATGTGCGCATGGGCGATCTGCTGTTCGCACAGGGCCACTGGCTGCGCCCGCAGGATCTGGGCGGCCTGGCGGGGGTTGGCATCACAACCGTGCCGGTGTCGGTGCGGCCGCGCGTGGCCATCCTAGCCACCGGCGACGAAGTTGTGCCGGCCGATCGGGCGGTGGCGCCGGGGCAGATCCGCGACATCAACAGCTACACCATCGCCGCGCTGACCCGCCGGGCCGGTGGCGAGCCGGTGCTCTACGGCATCGCACCCGATCAAGCCGCCCCATTTCGCGAGATGGCCCGCACAGCCCTGGCCGAGTCGGATGCCCTGATCATCTCAGCGGGCAGCTCGGTCAGCACGCGCGATATGACCGCCCAGGTGATTGGCGAGCTCGGCCAGCCGGGCGTGCTGGTGCATGGCGTGTCGATTCACCCCGGCAAACCCACCATCCTGGCGGTGGCCGGCGCTAAACCGGTGTTCGGCTTGCCCGGCAACCCTGTGTCGACTATGGTGGCCTACGAGCTGTTTGTGACGCCCACGCTGCTGCGGATGCTCGGCTGCGCGCGCCCGCAGGCCTGGCGCACCGTCCAGGCCCGGCTGGCCCACAATGTCGCCTCGCACCCTGGCCGCGAGGATTTCGTGCCGGTGCGGGTCGTATCGCGCGACGACGGCCTGCTCTGGGCTGAGCCGGTGTTTGGCAAATCGAACCTGATCTATACCATGGCCCGCGCAGATGGCATGCTGCCCGTGCCGCTCGACCGGGCCGGCCTGTACGCGGGCGACCTGGTGACGGTGCGGCTGTTCTAA
- the rpmA gene encoding 50S ribosomal protein L27, whose product MAHKKGVGSSRNGRDSKPKMLGVKRYGGQLVHAGEVIVRQRGTKIKPGVNVGLGRDHTIYAKTAGIVTFEHYSRTQKQVSVYLAPAAAEGESAAA is encoded by the coding sequence ATGGCGCATAAAAAAGGTGTTGGCAGCTCGCGCAACGGCCGCGACAGCAAGCCGAAGATGCTTGGCGTGAAGCGCTACGGTGGCCAGCTGGTACACGCAGGCGAGGTGATCGTGCGCCAGCGCGGCACCAAGATCAAGCCGGGCGTGAATGTCGGCCTGGGCCGCGACCACACGATCTACGCGAAAACAGCCGGGATTGTTACCTTCGAACATTATTCGCGCACCCAGAAGCAGGTGAGCGTGTACCTCGCGCCGGCTGCCGCTGAGGGCGAAAGCGCTGCGGCCTAG
- the rpmE gene encoding 50S ribosomal protein L31, with product MRDNIHPKVFETTMVCTTCGTNWPTHSTRQGVRVDICSHCHPFYTGEQRIVDTAGQVDRFMKRLQSSQAQQADAARRRDEKNKPAPKKPSLLKEIYGDEA from the coding sequence GTGAGAGACAATATCCACCCGAAAGTCTTTGAGACGACTATGGTCTGCACGACGTGCGGCACCAACTGGCCAACCCACTCGACCCGCCAGGGCGTGCGCGTTGACATCTGCTCGCACTGCCACCCGTTCTACACCGGCGAGCAGCGCATCGTCGACACCGCCGGGCAGGTCGACCGCTTTATGAAGCGTTTGCAGAGCAGCCAGGCCCAGCAGGCCGACGCCGCACGCCGCCGCGACGAGAAGAACAAGCCCGCGCCCAAGAAGCCCAGCCTGCTCAAAGAGATCTACGGCGACGAGGCCTGA